The Psychrobacillus sp. FSL K6-2836 nucleotide sequence GAGCATCCGTTTTTCAAATCGATGCTCTTAACATTTATTGATATACTGATAATATGGGAATTATTGAATGGAGGTTCTACCTTGTATTTGGATCATATCGTTCATAGTGTAACGAAAAAACCAATAGAAGTAACTGAGGATTGGACTAATAAAGGTATCCATGCAGTAGTGGGTGGTCAACATACTCAGTGGGGAACATATAACGCACTTCTCTATACAAAAACTAGCTATATTGAATGGCTTGCAGCAGAATATGAAGAAATTGCAAAAAATGCTAATCATCCTTTAATAAATCTTATGCTCCATGACTTGAATACGAGTGGATCAGGGTTCAATACAATTTGCATTCGCACTACGACTATAGATAATCTTTGTAATCAGCTAGAGGAGCGGGGTATAAAAACATCGGGAGTTCTACATGCTGAAAGGAAGACGACTAGTGGATTAGTACGTAAGTGGAAAATGCTATTTTTACAAGAAGAAATTAGTAACGATTTACCTTTTCCGTTCTTTATAGAATGGGAGGAGAGCGATGATACCAGATACCATTTGCTTCAAGAGGATGGAACAATCGATAAAAGCAATTTAGAGTTAACTATTACTGCTTGTGAGTTTCAAGTTCGAAATCCGAGGGAAGTAATGAATAAATGGAAAAGGTATTTTCAACTGATCGAGCAGGATGAACAAACATTACTGTTGGAAAATACTCGATTAATATTTAAACAAAGTACAAATGAAGATAAAGAGCGACTTGTAAGCATTAATATAGAGGGTGCTAATCTACAGGAAGAAATCATTTACGAACAAGCAATCTATCGGTTTCTTTAAAAGGAGAAAATAAATGGATGAATTAATAGAAAAGGCAATACTCGTTGCCGTTAAACTACAAAAAGATGAACATTTTGAATATGAATTGGAAGAACTGCACAATTTAGCAGAGGCACTAGATGTGGAGGTAGTTGGGGAAGTAACGCAAAATCTTGAACGAGTTACCTCTTCCCATTACGTTGGCACAGGTAAGGTAGAAGAAATTAAGAACTTTTATGAAGAAACAGGTGCTAATCTTGTAATATTCAATGATGAGCTATCTCCATCACAAATAAGAAATCTAGAACGCGACTTAGATTGCAAAGTTATCGATCGTACAATGCTAATCCTAGATATCTTTGCTCGTCGTGCAAAATCGAATGAGGCACAAATGCAAGTTGATTTGGCGCAACTTCAATATATGCTTCCACGTCTTGTGGGACTCCGAGCATCTCTTGGTCGACAAGGAGGAGGAACTGGCGGCGGATTCAAAAACCGTGGCGCCGGGGAAACAAAACTAGAGCTTGATAGACGTAAAATCGAAGACCAAATTGCTAAGCTTAAAAGAGACCTTGAACATGCAAAAGATCAACGAGAAACACAACGGAAGCAACGTAAGAAAAACGCAATTCCTGTGGTGTCCTTAGTAGGTTATACGAATGCTGGTAAGTCGACAATTATGAACCAATTACTCAACAAAGTTGGGCAAACGGAATCGAAGCAAGTATTTGAAAAGGACATGCTTTTTGCCACTCTAGAAACTTCCGTAAGGCAGATTAAACTTCCGGACCAAAAAGAATTCTTACTAACCGACACAGTAGGATTTGTTAGTAAGCTTCCTCATCACTTAGTGAAAGCTTTTCGCTCCACATTGGAAGAGGCTCGTGATGCGGATTTACTTCTACATGTAGTAGACGTCTCGAATGATGAACATCGCTTTATGATGGACATTACGAATGATACACTGCATGCTGTCGGTGTGGAGGATGTACCAACAATTTATGTATACAATAAATCGGATTTAGCTGATATGAAATACCCACATATTGCTGGAGATAATATTTGGATTTCTGCGAAAGAGGGAGCAGGACTGGATGAATTATTAGAGATTATTAAAAAGCATATTTTTTCTAATTATGTCCGCTGCTCACTACTGATCCCGTTTGATCGTGGGGATATTGTATCTTACCTAAACGAGCATGCATCAGTTTCCTCTACCTCGTATGAAGAAGAGGGTACTGTCGTACAGGTAGAATTGAAAAAGTCAGATTATGATCGCTTTCAAGAATTTTTATTTGTTCAATAGATAGAATCACTAGAATGTAGCAAAGAATCGCTAGAATGCCGCAGAGAATCGCTAGAATGTAAAAAAGAATCACTAGAATGCAGAAGAGATTCAGTGGGTATAAATAAAAAAGTTGTCTCGCCAGTGGTTTCCAACTGGGGGACAACTTTTTATTTCACATTAAACCTCTTGAAACTGTATATTATGCAGTCTAGCAAATATACCATCCTGTGCTACTAAATCACTGTAGGTTCCATCCTCCGCAATCCCGTCTTCTGTTACGACAAGTACACGGTCTGCATCACGAATAGTTGCCAGTCTATGTGCAATAATAAGTGTAGTACGATTTTCAGCAAGCTCCATTAAAGACTTCTGAATGAATCGTTCTGTTTCTGTATCAAGAGCAGATGTAGCCTCATCCAAAATTAGAATTGGTGGGTTTTTCAGGAACATACGCGCTATCGCTAGACGTTGTTTCTGTCCACCTGATAACTTAAGTCCTCGTTCCCCGATTTGTGTATCATAGCCTTCTGGAAGAGAAGCGATCATATCCTCTAAATGTGCCTTTTTGGCAGCATCACGAATTTCTGCTTCACTAGCATCTTTTTTACCGTAAGCGATATTTTCACGAATGGACCCTGTAAACAAGAACACGTCTTGTTGTACAATCCCAATCTGTGAACGTAATGATTTCATTGTAATATCTTGAATGTTCAATCCGTCAACAGAGATGACACCCTCTTGAACATCGTAAAATCTTGGGATTAGTGAACAAATAGTAGTTTTTCCTGCGCCAGATGGACCTACAAAAGCGATGGTTTCTCCTGCTTTAATAGACAAATTAATATTATCTAATACAGGTTTATGTTCATCGTATCGGAAACCAACCTGTTCAAAAGTTATATCCCCTTTTAAATGCTGAACAGTAAGTGCATTAGGTTTGTCCTGAATTTCAGGATCCTGTTCAACTAGCTCTAAGAAACGTTTGAACCCAGCCATTCCTTTTGGATACAGCTCAAGTAGTGCAGTAATTTTATCCACAGGTTTGATCAACACATTGACATATAACACAAAGCTTACAAGCTCTCCGTATTTAAGAACGCCCTTGTACGTAAACCAAGCTCCTACAACAAGCACGACCAATGTAACAAGCCGAGTTAACATATAGATACTGGAATGTGTACCGGCCATCACTTTATAGGCAACCAACTTAGCTAAACGGAATTGACCATTATCTTCTTTAAAACGAGCTATTTCAAAATTTTCATTTGTAAAAGATTGAACGACACGAACACCAGAAACACTGTCTTCTACTCGTGCATTTACATCGGCAATTTTCCCGTACATGTTTTTCCAAGCTTTATTCATCATAATGTTACCATACGTTGCTACGACGGATAAGACTGGCACCATGACGATAGCGATAATCGCAAGTTCAGGATTTATATTGTACATAATCGTAAATGCCCCGATTACTGTCATAAATGCGATGAACAAATCCTCAGGACCGTGATGGGCAAGTTCACCAATATCAAAAAGATCATTCGTGATACGACTCATAATATGACCTGTCTTAGTGTTGTCGAAGAATCGAAACGACTGACGCTGAACATGATTGAATAGCTGCTGTCTCATGTCAGTTTCGATATTAATCCCGAGCTTATGTCCAAAGTAACTCACAACATACTGTAGAAAAGTACTGAATATGTAGACTACTAATAGTAGAATACTAATTCGTGTAATCATGCCCCAATCACCAGTAGGCAACAATTCATCGATAAACCATTTAACTGCTAATGGATATACAAGCTCTAAAATTGCGACAAATACAGCACTGCTGAAGTCAATGATAAAAAGTCGCTTATGCGGTTTGTAATATGAGAAAAACTTCTTGAGCATTAAAATCGCTCCTTCCTTCTGTCATAACGACTATTATAACTAACAATTTCAAAAGTCGAAATAATTAAATTCGATAGAATAAATAAAAATTCCAATTTTCGTCAATTTACTTGAAGTAAATCATCTGAAATTGTTGATTTTACTCTTTTTTTAATAGTAATCTTCCTAATTTAAATATAAAAGGTTTTTTGACAATTGAAAAAGGGAAGTTTATAATAATTGTCTTGTTAGTTTAAGGTATTAGGTAACTCTTTATATGCTCTGACTATATTAAGTGGAGTTTATTCCTAATATTCTCAAAATTAGAAAAGAGGTAAAAAGAATGGCATCAAGAGAAGAGATTGTTAAATCTGTCCCTCAAAAAGGGTTTTTTGGTCATCCGAAAGGATTACTATCATTGTTTTTCACGGAATTTTGGGAGCGCTTTTCCTACTATGGAATGCGTGCCATATTAATTTACTACATGTATTACGAAGTGACGCAGGGTGGACTAGGTTTAGAGCGTTCAACTGCTAACTCAATTATGTCTGTCTATGGTTCACTGGTATACATGTCCGGGATTATTGGTGGTTGGATAGCCGACCGCCTATTCGGTACAACCAAAACCGTTTTCTACGGTGGAGTCCTAATCATGTTTGGTCATATTGTCTTGGCATTTCCTGGAGGAGTGACTACTCTATTTGTGTCAATGGCACTGATTATCATTGGGACAGGCTTGCTGAAACCAAACATTTCAAGCATTATCGGGGATCTATACTCGAAAGAAGATACTCGCCGTGATTCAGGATTTAGTATTTTCTACATGGGTATTAACATGGGGGCATTTATCGCACCTTTAATCGTTGGGACTATTGGTCTTGAATATAACTTCCATTTAGGATTCGGAATTGCCGCAATAGGTATGGCATTAGGATTAATCGTATTTTTGATCACGAAAAAGAAATATCTGGGATTAGCAGGTACATATGTGCCAAACCCAATGTCTAAAGAAGAACGTAAAAAAGTATTAACGAGAATTGGTATTGCTATAGTTATTATTCTGGTCGTTGGGTTTATATTGATCCAACAAGGTATTTTAACGATTGCTGGATTCATCATGACAGTCTCTATTCTAGGTATCGTTATTCCTACATTGTACTTTATCGTTATGTATAGAAGCAGTAAAACAACTGAGGATGAAAAGTCTCGATTACTTGCATACATTCCATTATTTGTTGCAGCTATGATGTTCTGGGCTATTCAAGAGCAAGGATCGAACATTTTAGCTCAATACGCAGATGAACGAGTAGATTTAATGATTGGATCATTTGAGATTTC carries:
- a CDS encoding VOC family protein, whose product is MYLDHIVHSVTKKPIEVTEDWTNKGIHAVVGGQHTQWGTYNALLYTKTSYIEWLAAEYEEIAKNANHPLINLMLHDLNTSGSGFNTICIRTTTIDNLCNQLEERGIKTSGVLHAERKTTSGLVRKWKMLFLQEEISNDLPFPFFIEWEESDDTRYHLLQEDGTIDKSNLELTITACEFQVRNPREVMNKWKRYFQLIEQDEQTLLLENTRLIFKQSTNEDKERLVSINIEGANLQEEIIYEQAIYRFL
- the hflX gene encoding GTPase HflX, producing MDELIEKAILVAVKLQKDEHFEYELEELHNLAEALDVEVVGEVTQNLERVTSSHYVGTGKVEEIKNFYEETGANLVIFNDELSPSQIRNLERDLDCKVIDRTMLILDIFARRAKSNEAQMQVDLAQLQYMLPRLVGLRASLGRQGGGTGGGFKNRGAGETKLELDRRKIEDQIAKLKRDLEHAKDQRETQRKQRKKNAIPVVSLVGYTNAGKSTIMNQLLNKVGQTESKQVFEKDMLFATLETSVRQIKLPDQKEFLLTDTVGFVSKLPHHLVKAFRSTLEEARDADLLLHVVDVSNDEHRFMMDITNDTLHAVGVEDVPTIYVYNKSDLADMKYPHIAGDNIWISAKEGAGLDELLEIIKKHIFSNYVRCSLLIPFDRGDIVSYLNEHASVSSTSYEEEGTVVQVELKKSDYDRFQEFLFVQ
- a CDS encoding ABC transporter ATP-binding protein, with amino-acid sequence MLKKFFSYYKPHKRLFIIDFSSAVFVAILELVYPLAVKWFIDELLPTGDWGMITRISILLLVVYIFSTFLQYVVSYFGHKLGINIETDMRQQLFNHVQRQSFRFFDNTKTGHIMSRITNDLFDIGELAHHGPEDLFIAFMTVIGAFTIMYNINPELAIIAIVMVPVLSVVATYGNIMMNKAWKNMYGKIADVNARVEDSVSGVRVVQSFTNENFEIARFKEDNGQFRLAKLVAYKVMAGTHSSIYMLTRLVTLVVLVVGAWFTYKGVLKYGELVSFVLYVNVLIKPVDKITALLELYPKGMAGFKRFLELVEQDPEIQDKPNALTVQHLKGDITFEQVGFRYDEHKPVLDNINLSIKAGETIAFVGPSGAGKTTICSLIPRFYDVQEGVISVDGLNIQDITMKSLRSQIGIVQQDVFLFTGSIRENIAYGKKDASEAEIRDAAKKAHLEDMIASLPEGYDTQIGERGLKLSGGQKQRLAIARMFLKNPPILILDEATSALDTETERFIQKSLMELAENRTTLIIAHRLATIRDADRVLVVTEDGIAEDGTYSDLVAQDGIFARLHNIQFQEV
- a CDS encoding peptide MFS transporter; the protein is MASREEIVKSVPQKGFFGHPKGLLSLFFTEFWERFSYYGMRAILIYYMYYEVTQGGLGLERSTANSIMSVYGSLVYMSGIIGGWIADRLFGTTKTVFYGGVLIMFGHIVLAFPGGVTTLFVSMALIIIGTGLLKPNISSIIGDLYSKEDTRRDSGFSIFYMGINMGAFIAPLIVGTIGLEYNFHLGFGIAAIGMALGLIVFLITKKKYLGLAGTYVPNPMSKEERKKVLTRIGIAIVIILVVGFILIQQGILTIAGFIMTVSILGIVIPTLYFIVMYRSSKTTEDEKSRLLAYIPLFVAAMMFWAIQEQGSNILAQYADERVDLMIGSFEISPAWFQSLNPLFIITLAPVFAWMWVKLGDRQPSTPKKFSFGLFFAGMSFIVMIIPAYFNGTDSLVSPFWLVLSFFLVVLGELLLSPVGLSATTKLAPGAFAAQTMSLWFMTNASAQAINAQVVKFYTPENEIIYFGVIGAVALIIGFLLYFMTPLIQKYMRGVK